In one Zalophus californianus isolate mZalCal1 chromosome 10, mZalCal1.pri.v2, whole genome shotgun sequence genomic region, the following are encoded:
- the KREMEN2 gene encoding kremen protein 2 isoform X1 codes for MQTRAPRGFLLLLLFLPLLPPRGASAGSLHGPGLSECFQVNGADYRGHQNRTGPRGAGRPCLFWDQTQQHSYSSASDPQGRWGLGPHNFCRNPDGDVQPWCYVAETEEGIYWRYCDIPTCHMPGYLGCFVDSGAPPALSGPSGTSTKLTVQVCLRFCRMKGYQLAGVEAGYACFCGSESDLDRGRPAPATDCDQICFGHPGQLCGGDGRLGIYEVSVGSCQGNWTAPQGVVYSPDFPDEYGPDRNCSWALSPPGAALELTFRLFELADPRDRLELRDAASGSLLRAFDGARQPPPGPLRLRAAALLLTFRSDARGHAQGFALTYRGLQDATDDPVPKGSAQTPAAPPDWANVSCSPQPGAPEAAMGARVFSTVTAISVLLLLLLSLLRLLRRRSCLLAPGKGPPALGPSRGPGRSWAVWYRRPRGVALPCPPGDPQAEGLAASYRPLSASSQSSLRSLISAL; via the exons ATGCAGACACGGGCCCCGCGGGgcttcctccttctgctcctcttcctcccgCTGCTGCCGCCACGCGGCGCCTCCGCCGGGAGCCTGCACGGCCCAG GCCTGTCCGAGTGCTTCCAGGTGAATGGCGCCGACTACCGCGGCCACCAGAACCGCACGGGTCCGCGCGGGGCCGGCCGCCCGTGCCTGTTCTGGGACCAGACGCAGCAGCACAGCTACAGCAGCGCCAGCGACCCCCAGGGCCGCTGGGGGCTGGGCCCGCACAACTTCTGCCG GAACCCCGACGGCGACGTGCAGCCGTGGTGCTACGTAGCCGAGACAGAGGAGGGCATCTACTGGCGCTACTGCGACATCCCCACGTGCCACA TGCCCGGATACCTGGGCTGCTTCGTGGATTCGGGGGCACCCCCCGCCCTCAGCGGCCCCAGCGGCACCTCAACGAAGCTCACGGTCCAGGTGTGCCTTCGCTTCTGCCGCATGAAGGGCTACCAG CTGGCGGGCGTGGAGGCTGGCTACGCCTGCTTCTGTGGCTCTGAAAGCGACCTGGACCGGGGACGCCCGGCCCCAGCTACCGACTGTGACCAGATTTGCTTCGGCCACCCGGGCCAGCTGTGCGGCGGCGACGGCCGTTTGGGCATCTACGAAG TGTCCGTGGGCTCCTGCCAGGGCAACTGGACCGCTCCTCAGGGCGTCGTGTACTCCCCGGACTTCCCGGACGAGTACGGGCCGGATCGGAACTGCAGCTGGGCGCTGAGCCCGCCGGGCGCCGCGCTGGAGCTCACCTTCCGCCTCTTCGAGCTGGCCGACCCGCGCGACCGGCTGGAGCTGCGCGACGCCGCCTCGGGCAGCCTGCTCCGCGCCTTCGACGGCGCCCGCCAGCCGCCGCCCGGGCCTCTGCGCTTGCGCGCCGCCGCGCTGCTGCTCACCTTCCGCAGCGACGCGCGCGGCCACGCGCAGGGCTTCGCGCTCACCTACCGCG GGCTGCAGGACGCCACTGACGACCCGGTGCCCAAGGGCTCGGCGCAGACCCCCGCAGCGCCCCCCGACTGGGCCAACGTGAGCTGCagcccccagcctggggctccGGAGGCCGCGATGGGGG CCCGGGTCTTCTCGACGGTGACGGCCATCtcggtgctgctgctgctgctgctgtcgCTGCTGCGTCTGCTGCGCCGACG GAGCTGTCTGCTGGCTCCGGGGAAAGGCCCCCCGGCTTTGGGGCCTTCCCGGGGCCCCGGGAGAAGCTGGGCTGTGTGGTACCGCCGGCCTCGAGGGGTGGCCTTGCCCTGCCCTCCCGGGGACCCTCAGGCTGAGGGTCTAGCCGCGAGTTACCGGCCCCTGAGCGCCTCCAGCCAGAGTTCCCTGCGCTCGCTCATCTCTGCTCTCTGA
- the KREMEN2 gene encoding kremen protein 2 isoform X2 gives MQTRAPRGFLLLLLFLPLLPPRGASAGSLHGPGLSECFQVNGADYRGHQNRTGPRGAGRPCLFWDQTQQHSYSSASDPQGRWGLGPHNFCRNPDGDVQPWCYVAETEEGIYWRYCDIPTCHMPGYLGCFVDSGAPPALSGPSGTSTKLTVQVCLRFCRMKGYQLCGGDGRLGIYEVSVGSCQGNWTAPQGVVYSPDFPDEYGPDRNCSWALSPPGAALELTFRLFELADPRDRLELRDAASGSLLRAFDGARQPPPGPLRLRAAALLLTFRSDARGHAQGFALTYRGLQDATDDPVPKGSAQTPAAPPDWANVSCSPQPGAPEAAMGARVFSTVTAISVLLLLLLSLLRLLRRRSCLLAPGKGPPALGPSRGPGRSWAVWYRRPRGVALPCPPGDPQAEGLAASYRPLSASSQSSLRSLISAL, from the exons ATGCAGACACGGGCCCCGCGGGgcttcctccttctgctcctcttcctcccgCTGCTGCCGCCACGCGGCGCCTCCGCCGGGAGCCTGCACGGCCCAG GCCTGTCCGAGTGCTTCCAGGTGAATGGCGCCGACTACCGCGGCCACCAGAACCGCACGGGTCCGCGCGGGGCCGGCCGCCCGTGCCTGTTCTGGGACCAGACGCAGCAGCACAGCTACAGCAGCGCCAGCGACCCCCAGGGCCGCTGGGGGCTGGGCCCGCACAACTTCTGCCG GAACCCCGACGGCGACGTGCAGCCGTGGTGCTACGTAGCCGAGACAGAGGAGGGCATCTACTGGCGCTACTGCGACATCCCCACGTGCCACA TGCCCGGATACCTGGGCTGCTTCGTGGATTCGGGGGCACCCCCCGCCCTCAGCGGCCCCAGCGGCACCTCAACGAAGCTCACGGTCCAGGTGTGCCTTCGCTTCTGCCGCATGAAGGGCTACCAG CTGTGCGGCGGCGACGGCCGTTTGGGCATCTACGAAG TGTCCGTGGGCTCCTGCCAGGGCAACTGGACCGCTCCTCAGGGCGTCGTGTACTCCCCGGACTTCCCGGACGAGTACGGGCCGGATCGGAACTGCAGCTGGGCGCTGAGCCCGCCGGGCGCCGCGCTGGAGCTCACCTTCCGCCTCTTCGAGCTGGCCGACCCGCGCGACCGGCTGGAGCTGCGCGACGCCGCCTCGGGCAGCCTGCTCCGCGCCTTCGACGGCGCCCGCCAGCCGCCGCCCGGGCCTCTGCGCTTGCGCGCCGCCGCGCTGCTGCTCACCTTCCGCAGCGACGCGCGCGGCCACGCGCAGGGCTTCGCGCTCACCTACCGCG GGCTGCAGGACGCCACTGACGACCCGGTGCCCAAGGGCTCGGCGCAGACCCCCGCAGCGCCCCCCGACTGGGCCAACGTGAGCTGCagcccccagcctggggctccGGAGGCCGCGATGGGGG CCCGGGTCTTCTCGACGGTGACGGCCATCtcggtgctgctgctgctgctgctgtcgCTGCTGCGTCTGCTGCGCCGACG GAGCTGTCTGCTGGCTCCGGGGAAAGGCCCCCCGGCTTTGGGGCCTTCCCGGGGCCCCGGGAGAAGCTGGGCTGTGTGGTACCGCCGGCCTCGAGGGGTGGCCTTGCCCTGCCCTCCCGGGGACCCTCAGGCTGAGGGTCTAGCCGCGAGTTACCGGCCCCTGAGCGCCTCCAGCCAGAGTTCCCTGCGCTCGCTCATCTCTGCTCTCTGA
- the KREMEN2 gene encoding kremen protein 2 isoform X3 gives MQTRAPRGFLLLLLFLPLLPPRGASAGSLHGPGLSECFQVNGADYRGHQNRTGPRGAGRPCLFWDQTQQHSYSSASDPQGRWGLGPHNFCRNPDGDVQPWCYVAETEEGIYWRYCDIPTCHMPGYLGCFVDSGAPPALSGPSGTSTKLTVQVCLRFCRMKGYQLAGVEAGYACFCGSESDLDRGRPAPATDCDQICFGHPGQLCGGDGRLGIYEVSVGSCQGNWTAPQGVVYSPDFPDEYGPDRNCSWALSPPGAALELTFRLFELADPRDRLELRDAASGSLLRAFDGARQPPPGPLRLRAAALLLTFRSDARGHAQGFALTYRGLQDATDDPVPKGSAQTPAAPPDWANVSCSPQPGAPEAAMGGAVCWLRGKAPRLWGLPGAPGEAGLCGTAGLEGWPCPALPGTLRLRV, from the exons ATGCAGACACGGGCCCCGCGGGgcttcctccttctgctcctcttcctcccgCTGCTGCCGCCACGCGGCGCCTCCGCCGGGAGCCTGCACGGCCCAG GCCTGTCCGAGTGCTTCCAGGTGAATGGCGCCGACTACCGCGGCCACCAGAACCGCACGGGTCCGCGCGGGGCCGGCCGCCCGTGCCTGTTCTGGGACCAGACGCAGCAGCACAGCTACAGCAGCGCCAGCGACCCCCAGGGCCGCTGGGGGCTGGGCCCGCACAACTTCTGCCG GAACCCCGACGGCGACGTGCAGCCGTGGTGCTACGTAGCCGAGACAGAGGAGGGCATCTACTGGCGCTACTGCGACATCCCCACGTGCCACA TGCCCGGATACCTGGGCTGCTTCGTGGATTCGGGGGCACCCCCCGCCCTCAGCGGCCCCAGCGGCACCTCAACGAAGCTCACGGTCCAGGTGTGCCTTCGCTTCTGCCGCATGAAGGGCTACCAG CTGGCGGGCGTGGAGGCTGGCTACGCCTGCTTCTGTGGCTCTGAAAGCGACCTGGACCGGGGACGCCCGGCCCCAGCTACCGACTGTGACCAGATTTGCTTCGGCCACCCGGGCCAGCTGTGCGGCGGCGACGGCCGTTTGGGCATCTACGAAG TGTCCGTGGGCTCCTGCCAGGGCAACTGGACCGCTCCTCAGGGCGTCGTGTACTCCCCGGACTTCCCGGACGAGTACGGGCCGGATCGGAACTGCAGCTGGGCGCTGAGCCCGCCGGGCGCCGCGCTGGAGCTCACCTTCCGCCTCTTCGAGCTGGCCGACCCGCGCGACCGGCTGGAGCTGCGCGACGCCGCCTCGGGCAGCCTGCTCCGCGCCTTCGACGGCGCCCGCCAGCCGCCGCCCGGGCCTCTGCGCTTGCGCGCCGCCGCGCTGCTGCTCACCTTCCGCAGCGACGCGCGCGGCCACGCGCAGGGCTTCGCGCTCACCTACCGCG GGCTGCAGGACGCCACTGACGACCCGGTGCCCAAGGGCTCGGCGCAGACCCCCGCAGCGCCCCCCGACTGGGCCAACGTGAGCTGCagcccccagcctggggctccGGAGGCCGCGATGGGGG GAGCTGTCTGCTGGCTCCGGGGAAAGGCCCCCCGGCTTTGGGGCCTTCCCGGGGCCCCGGGAGAAGCTGGGCTGTGTGGTACCGCCGGCCTCGAGGGGTGGCCTTGCCCTGCCCTCCCGGGGACCCTCAGGCTGAGGGTCTAG
- the KREMEN2 gene encoding kremen protein 2 isoform X4, with the protein MQTRAPRGFLLLLLFLPLLPPRGASAGSLHGPGLSECFQVNGADYRGHQNRTGPRGAGRPCLFWDQTQQHSYSSASDPQGRWGLGPHNFCRNPDGDVQPWCYVAETEEGIYWRYCDIPTCHMPGYLGCFVDSGAPPALSGPSGTSTKLTVQVCLRFCRMKGYQLCGGDGRLGIYEVSVGSCQGNWTAPQGVVYSPDFPDEYGPDRNCSWALSPPGAALELTFRLFELADPRDRLELRDAASGSLLRAFDGARQPPPGPLRLRAAALLLTFRSDARGHAQGFALTYRGLQDATDDPVPKGSAQTPAAPPDWANVSCSPQPGAPEAAMGGAVCWLRGKAPRLWGLPGAPGEAGLCGTAGLEGWPCPALPGTLRLRV; encoded by the exons ATGCAGACACGGGCCCCGCGGGgcttcctccttctgctcctcttcctcccgCTGCTGCCGCCACGCGGCGCCTCCGCCGGGAGCCTGCACGGCCCAG GCCTGTCCGAGTGCTTCCAGGTGAATGGCGCCGACTACCGCGGCCACCAGAACCGCACGGGTCCGCGCGGGGCCGGCCGCCCGTGCCTGTTCTGGGACCAGACGCAGCAGCACAGCTACAGCAGCGCCAGCGACCCCCAGGGCCGCTGGGGGCTGGGCCCGCACAACTTCTGCCG GAACCCCGACGGCGACGTGCAGCCGTGGTGCTACGTAGCCGAGACAGAGGAGGGCATCTACTGGCGCTACTGCGACATCCCCACGTGCCACA TGCCCGGATACCTGGGCTGCTTCGTGGATTCGGGGGCACCCCCCGCCCTCAGCGGCCCCAGCGGCACCTCAACGAAGCTCACGGTCCAGGTGTGCCTTCGCTTCTGCCGCATGAAGGGCTACCAG CTGTGCGGCGGCGACGGCCGTTTGGGCATCTACGAAG TGTCCGTGGGCTCCTGCCAGGGCAACTGGACCGCTCCTCAGGGCGTCGTGTACTCCCCGGACTTCCCGGACGAGTACGGGCCGGATCGGAACTGCAGCTGGGCGCTGAGCCCGCCGGGCGCCGCGCTGGAGCTCACCTTCCGCCTCTTCGAGCTGGCCGACCCGCGCGACCGGCTGGAGCTGCGCGACGCCGCCTCGGGCAGCCTGCTCCGCGCCTTCGACGGCGCCCGCCAGCCGCCGCCCGGGCCTCTGCGCTTGCGCGCCGCCGCGCTGCTGCTCACCTTCCGCAGCGACGCGCGCGGCCACGCGCAGGGCTTCGCGCTCACCTACCGCG GGCTGCAGGACGCCACTGACGACCCGGTGCCCAAGGGCTCGGCGCAGACCCCCGCAGCGCCCCCCGACTGGGCCAACGTGAGCTGCagcccccagcctggggctccGGAGGCCGCGATGGGGG GAGCTGTCTGCTGGCTCCGGGGAAAGGCCCCCCGGCTTTGGGGCCTTCCCGGGGCCCCGGGAGAAGCTGGGCTGTGTGGTACCGCCGGCCTCGAGGGGTGGCCTTGCCCTGCCCTCCCGGGGACCCTCAGGCTGAGGGTCTAG
- the PAQR4 gene encoding progestin and adipoQ receptor family member 4 has translation MAFLAGPRLLDWANTPPHLQFNKFVLTGYRPASSGSGCLRSLFYLHNELGNIYTHGLALLGFLVLLPMTMPWGQLGKDGWLGGTHCVACLAPPAGSVLYHLFMCHQGGSTVYTRLLALDMCGVCLVNTLGALPIIHCTLACRPWLRPAALVGYTVLSGVAGWRALTAPSTSARLRAFGWQAAARLLVFGARGVGLGSGAPGSLPCYLRMDALALLGGLVNVARLPERWGPGRFDYWGNSHQIMHLLSVGSILQLHAGVVPDLLWAAHHACPPH, from the exons ATGGCGTTCCTGGCCGGGCCGCGCCTGCTGGACTGGGCCAACACGCCACCGCACCTGCAGTTCAACAAGTTCGTGCTGACGGGCTACCGGCCGGCCAGCAGCGGCTCGGGCTGTCTGCGCAGTCTCTTCTACCTGCACAACGAGCTGGGCAATATCTACACGCACG GGCTAGCCTTGCTAGGCTTCCTGGTGCTGCTGCCGATGACCATGCCGTGGGGTCAGCTGGGCAAGGATGGCTGGCTGGGGGGTACGCACTGTGTGGCCTGCCTGGCGCCCCCCGCAGGCTCCGTGCTCTATCACCTCTTCATGTGCCACCAAGGGGGCAGCACTGTGTATACCCGACTCCTTGCCCTGGATATGTGTGGGGTCTGCCTGGTCAACACCCTCG GGGCTCTGCCCATCATCCACTGTACCCTGGCCTGTAGGCCCTGGCTGCGTCCAGCTGCCCTGGTGGGCTACACCGTGCTGTCAGGTGTGGCTGGCTGGCGGGCCCTCACAGCTCCCTCCACCAGTGCCCGGCTCCGAGCCTTCGGTTGGCAGGCTGCCGCCCGCCTCCTGGTGTTTGGGGCCCGGGGAGTGGGGCTGGGCTCCGGGGctccaggctccctgccctgctaCCTGCGCATGGATGCGCTGGCACTGCTTGGGGGACTGGTGAATGTGGCCCGCCTGCCAGAGCGCTGGGGACCTGGCCGTTTCGACTACTGGGGCAACTCCCACCAGATCATGCACCTGCTCAGCGTGGGCTCCATCCTCCAGCTGCACGCCGGTGTTGTGCCAGACCTGCTCTGGGCCGCCCACCACGCCTGCCCCCCACACTGA